One region of Azoarcus sp. CIB genomic DNA includes:
- the npdG gene encoding NADPH-dependent F420 reductase, which produces MTNGTERIIGVVGGTGHLGAALARRWAKHGHKVVIGSRDADKARAAADVLGAELGREIASGTNLDAARRADIVVVTVPFSSQAAVLEEIRPAVGGKIVVDTTVPLVPPKVMRVQLPPEGCAALRAQALLGEGVRVVSAFHNVAAHKLATDVEVECDVLVCWSSATTRRRAAWSRRSRTTRACAGSMPGRWTTPQPPRP; this is translated from the coding sequence ATGACAAACGGGACGGAACGAATCATCGGCGTGGTCGGCGGGACCGGGCACCTGGGCGCAGCGCTCGCACGGCGCTGGGCGAAGCACGGCCACAAGGTCGTCATCGGGTCGCGCGACGCGGACAAGGCCCGTGCGGCAGCCGATGTGCTGGGCGCCGAACTGGGACGCGAGATCGCCTCCGGCACCAACCTCGACGCGGCACGCCGGGCCGATATCGTCGTCGTGACGGTTCCCTTCTCCTCGCAGGCTGCCGTGCTCGAGGAGATCCGCCCTGCGGTCGGCGGCAAGATCGTCGTCGATACCACGGTGCCGCTCGTGCCGCCCAAGGTGATGCGGGTCCAGTTGCCGCCCGAAGGCTGCGCCGCGCTGCGCGCGCAGGCGCTGCTCGGCGAGGGCGTGCGCGTCGTATCCGCCTTCCACAACGTGGCTGCGCACAAGCTCGCGACCGATGTCGAGGTCGAATGCGACGTGCTGGTGTGCTGGTCTTCGGCGACGACAAGGCGGCGCGCGGCGTGGTCGCGGCGCTCGCGGACGACGCGGGCCTGCGCGGGCTCCATGCCGGGGCGCTGGACAACTCCGCAGCCGCCGAGGCCCTGA
- a CDS encoding acyl-CoA dehydrogenase family protein, producing MENALLLSDEQLALQDTAAAFLAEFANARKPRDEDASLWRRISELGWPAVQVPEDLGGLAMGAVELALLMEEMGRRLIRSPYFASVVLAQTALLEAGSAAARERFLPELASGEVSATLILAPGLVWAPDAIGIECRREGDGWVMNGEAAQVLDDGNAAMAFVAARTEDGIGLFHVSAHAAGVERSPLDVWDLTRPQCAWRFREVRLAADARIDAPGKLDAGLARTVSLAALQLAAEQVGGAAACLDMTVAYTKERVQFGRPVASFQAVKHRCAQMMVKLETARSAVRGVAASVARLQDADALACEVAVARVLASDAYRYCAQEAVQLHGGVGFTWEYDPQLHFKRAQWGSQWLGPASRWRERVATQLLDLA from the coding sequence ATGGAAAATGCATTGCTGTTATCCGACGAGCAACTCGCGCTGCAGGACACGGCGGCCGCGTTCCTCGCCGAGTTCGCCAATGCCCGCAAGCCGCGGGACGAGGATGCATCCCTCTGGCGGCGCATCAGTGAGCTGGGGTGGCCGGCGGTGCAGGTGCCGGAGGACTTGGGCGGGCTGGCCATGGGGGCGGTGGAACTCGCCCTGCTGATGGAGGAGATGGGGCGCCGGTTGATCCGCTCGCCCTACTTCGCGAGCGTGGTGTTGGCGCAGACGGCTCTGCTCGAAGCGGGTAGTGCCGCAGCGCGCGAGCGTTTCCTGCCCGAACTCGCGAGCGGCGAGGTGAGCGCGACACTGATCCTCGCGCCCGGGCTCGTCTGGGCCCCGGACGCGATCGGCATCGAATGCCGCCGCGAGGGGGACGGATGGGTGATGAACGGCGAGGCCGCGCAGGTGCTCGACGACGGCAACGCCGCGATGGCCTTTGTCGCCGCGCGTACCGAGGATGGCATCGGCCTCTTCCATGTTTCGGCACACGCCGCCGGCGTCGAGCGCAGTCCGTTGGATGTCTGGGATCTGACCCGCCCGCAATGCGCGTGGCGCTTCCGGGAGGTGCGTCTCGCGGCCGATGCCCGCATCGACGCGCCCGGGAAGCTCGACGCGGGGCTTGCGCGCACGGTCTCGCTCGCCGCGCTGCAGCTTGCGGCCGAGCAGGTCGGCGGCGCGGCGGCCTGCCTCGACATGACCGTGGCCTACACGAAGGAACGCGTCCAGTTCGGCCGTCCGGTCGCGAGTTTCCAGGCCGTCAAGCACCGTTGCGCGCAGATGATGGTGAAGCTCGAAACCGCCCGCTCCGCCGTGCGTGGCGTCGCCGCAAGCGTCGCCCGCCTGCAGGACGCGGACGCGCTGGCCTGCGAGGTCGCTGTCGCGCGCGTGCTCGCGTCGGACGCCTATCGCTACTGCGCACAGGAGGCGGTGCAGCTGCACGGCGGCGTGGGATTCACATGGGAATACGACCCGCAACTGCACTTCAAGCGCGCGCAGTGGGGCAGCCAGTGGCTCGGTCCGGCCAGCCGCTGGCGCGAGCGCGTGGCCACCCAACTTCTGGATCTTGCCTGA
- a CDS encoding acyl-CoA dehydrogenase family protein, with amino-acid sequence MDATKDSMNETAFRAEVAAWLARELKGEFACLRHRGGPGDEEAFPALRKDWERKLAEGGWVGASWPQEHGGRGLPLELQLAFHEEYVRAGGPGRMGHIGETLLAPTLIELGTPEQQRRFLPGIREGREFWCQGYSEPGAGSDLAAITTRCWQDGDVWRVQGQKVWTSLAHESDWIFVIARSTPGSVGREGLTFLLMPLDQPGIEIQPIRQMTGEAEFNAVFFDGAATDAGCIVGKPGEGWRVAMALLGFERGASTLGQQMHFVHEMQLVVDAAIAIGTAFDPAIRERIADAWIGLRALRHNALRMLAGNDGGVRPESLMYKYAWSNWHRDLGQLAMDVLGAAGDVRSDDDTVRRLQQVFFFSRADTIYAGTNEIQLNIIAERALAMPR; translated from the coding sequence ATGGATGCGACAAAGGATTCGATGAACGAGACGGCCTTTCGCGCCGAAGTGGCCGCGTGGCTCGCGCGCGAGCTGAAGGGCGAATTCGCCTGCCTGCGCCACCGCGGCGGCCCCGGCGACGAAGAGGCCTTCCCGGCCTTGCGCAAGGACTGGGAACGCAAGCTCGCCGAAGGGGGCTGGGTTGGCGCGTCGTGGCCGCAGGAGCATGGGGGGCGCGGTTTGCCGCTGGAACTTCAGCTCGCCTTCCATGAGGAATACGTGCGCGCGGGCGGCCCCGGCCGCATGGGCCACATCGGCGAAACCCTGCTTGCCCCGACCCTGATCGAGCTCGGCACCCCCGAGCAGCAACGCCGCTTCCTGCCCGGCATCCGCGAGGGACGCGAATTCTGGTGCCAGGGCTATTCGGAGCCGGGCGCAGGTTCGGACCTCGCGGCGATCACCACCCGCTGCTGGCAGGACGGCGACGTGTGGCGTGTACAGGGGCAGAAGGTGTGGACCTCGCTCGCGCATGAATCCGACTGGATTTTCGTGATCGCGCGCAGCACGCCGGGTTCGGTGGGCCGCGAAGGACTCACCTTTCTTCTGATGCCGCTCGACCAGCCGGGCATCGAGATCCAGCCGATCCGCCAGATGACCGGCGAGGCGGAGTTCAACGCGGTGTTCTTCGACGGCGCCGCGACCGATGCGGGCTGCATCGTAGGCAAGCCCGGCGAGGGCTGGCGTGTCGCGATGGCCTTGCTCGGCTTCGAGCGCGGCGCCTCGACACTGGGCCAGCAGATGCACTTCGTGCATGAGATGCAGCTCGTCGTCGATGCCGCGATCGCCATAGGCACGGCCTTCGATCCTGCCATACGCGAACGCATCGCCGACGCGTGGATCGGCCTCCGCGCGCTGCGCCACAACGCCCTGCGCATGCTCGCGGGCAATGACGGCGGCGTCCGCCCGGAATCGCTGATGTACAAGTACGCGTGGTCGAACTGGCATCGCGATCTCGGCCAGCTGGCGATGGACGTGCTCGGCGCAGCCGGCGACGTGCGCTCCGACGACGACACCGTGCGTCGACTGCAGCAAGTGTTCTTCTTCTCCCGCGCCGACACGATCTACGCGGGCACCAACGAAATCCAGCTCAACATCATCGCCGAGCGCGCGCTGGCCATGCCGCGCTGA
- a CDS encoding TIGR03619 family F420-dependent LLM class oxidoreductase — protein MRFVLQLGFSNYRNYTAIAQAADAAGWDWLSIPDSLFFPRLTESEYPYAETSAIRQYLEHSDFIEPFVAMSTMAAVTQRIGFYPGVMKVPVRQPLILAKALCSLAVISNGRVALGAGLSPWKEDFVYNGADFERRGELMDECIAVLRGAMSGEFFEFHGKHHDFGPLRMRPVPEKPVPILIGGHSKPALRRAARLGDGWVSANTDLPTLKDLIAEVNAYRAEFGTLGRDFQFHGIDFAARTVDDFKRLAEVGVTDAGVLPWDVRSDPTDLQGQLDAIRRFGDEVIAKMG, from the coding sequence ATGCGTTTCGTGCTGCAACTCGGCTTCAGCAACTACCGCAATTACACCGCGATCGCCCAGGCCGCCGACGCTGCCGGCTGGGATTGGTTGTCCATTCCGGACAGTCTGTTCTTTCCGCGACTGACGGAGTCGGAATATCCGTATGCCGAAACCAGTGCGATCCGGCAATACCTGGAACATTCCGACTTCATCGAGCCCTTCGTCGCGATGTCGACGATGGCGGCGGTGACGCAGCGGATCGGTTTCTACCCTGGAGTGATGAAGGTGCCGGTGCGCCAGCCGCTGATTCTCGCGAAGGCGCTGTGTTCGCTTGCGGTTATCTCCAACGGGCGCGTCGCACTCGGTGCGGGCCTGAGCCCGTGGAAGGAGGACTTCGTCTATAACGGCGCGGATTTCGAACGCCGCGGCGAACTGATGGACGAGTGCATCGCCGTGTTGCGCGGCGCAATGAGCGGCGAGTTCTTCGAATTCCATGGCAAGCATCACGACTTCGGCCCGCTGCGCATGCGCCCGGTGCCGGAAAAACCGGTGCCGATCCTGATCGGCGGACACAGCAAGCCCGCACTGCGCCGCGCCGCACGTCTGGGCGATGGCTGGGTTTCTGCCAACACCGATCTGCCGACGCTGAAAGACCTGATCGCCGAGGTCAATGCCTACCGCGCCGAGTTCGGCACCCTCGGGCGCGACTTCCAGTTCCACGGCATCGATTTCGCCGCACGCACCGTCGATGACTTCAAGCGCCTCGCCGAGGTCGGCGTAACCGATGCCGGCGTACTGCCGTGGGACGTCCGCAGCGATCCGACGGACCTGCAGGGCCAGCTCGACGCGATCCGCCGCTTCGGCGACGAGGTCATCGCGAAGATGGGCTGA
- a CDS encoding enoyl-CoA hydratase/isomerase family protein, producing MADGDPAVLDLADLRALRFASAGGAGGSPFAPDPFLVVAPVGADEGDEDQLAAWLARQPCPVIGFSDKGAAASALLAACDVVLDDIGDLAPIAANIRKAPLAAMTLVQVLRVTDGMPPAQALAVESLAYATLQAGPEFAAWSRANPPAPEKLIVGEGPAVRIERDGSRIELILNRPRSRNAMSVEMRDALCEALQLVVADESITSVTLSGAGACFSTGGELREFGTAPDPTTAHAIRSQRLPAALLLQCADRVTAHLHSACIGSGIELPVFAHRVTAARDTFIQLPELRFGLIPGAGGCVSLPRRIGRQRTAWLAFSGRRISTATALGWGLVDEVVD from the coding sequence ATGGCGGACGGCGACCCCGCGGTCCTCGACCTGGCCGACCTGCGCGCGTTGCGCTTCGCGTCGGCCGGCGGGGCAGGGGGCTCGCCGTTCGCGCCCGATCCTTTCCTCGTCGTCGCCCCCGTCGGGGCGGACGAAGGCGATGAGGACCAGCTCGCCGCCTGGCTCGCGCGCCAGCCCTGCCCGGTGATCGGGTTCTCCGATAAGGGTGCCGCGGCCTCAGCGCTGCTCGCCGCCTGCGACGTCGTGCTGGACGACATCGGCGATCTCGCACCAATCGCTGCAAACATCCGTAAGGCGCCGCTCGCAGCGATGACGCTGGTGCAGGTGCTACGCGTCACGGACGGCATGCCGCCCGCACAAGCCCTGGCCGTCGAATCCTTGGCGTACGCAACTCTGCAGGCCGGGCCCGAGTTCGCGGCGTGGTCGCGCGCGAATCCGCCTGCGCCTGAGAAGCTCATCGTTGGGGAGGGGCCGGCGGTGCGCATCGAGCGCGACGGATCACGGATCGAACTCATCCTGAACCGTCCGCGCAGCCGCAATGCGATGTCGGTCGAGATGCGGGACGCCCTGTGCGAGGCGCTGCAGCTTGTCGTCGCCGACGAATCCATCACCTCGGTCACGCTCTCCGGTGCCGGCGCCTGTTTCAGCACGGGTGGCGAGTTGCGCGAGTTCGGCACCGCCCCCGATCCGACCACAGCACATGCCATCCGCAGCCAGCGTCTGCCTGCCGCGCTGCTCCTTCAATGTGCCGATCGGGTCACCGCCCATCTGCACAGCGCATGCATCGGCTCGGGAATCGAACTCCCTGTGTTCGCGCATCGCGTCACGGCGGCCCGCGACACCTTCATCCAGCTGCCGGAACTGCGCTTCGGCCTCATTCCCGGGGCCGGTGGCTGCGTGAGCTTGCCGCGACGCATCGGGCGACAGCGGACGGCGTGGCTGGCGTTCTCGGGGCGGCGGATCAGCACGGCGACGGCGTTGGGGTGGGGGCTGGTTGATGAGGTCGTCGACTAG
- a CDS encoding amidohydrolase family protein, with protein sequence MSPAQALLIRDAELQSGARVDVRLAAGRIERIAPGLPPRDGEAVIDARGRALSVGLHDHHLHLMAHAAALESLPCGNPVIGCVTGFSELLLMRARMEDPSAPGWIRGIGYHESVAGPIDRRWLDAVAPRVPVRIQHRSGRLWILNTCALRRIGVDENDAKSSRDTPLERIDGRLTGRLFDADEWLSARLAGTYPSLARTSEALARLGVTGVTDAGARNGRGEFGHFVAERRDGRLKQDVLVMGNAELDDLADESGVRVGPTKLYLRDAELPPFEDFCHAIARSHAAGRPVAIHCVTRGELIFATAALRQCGPLRGDRIEHASVAPPEGVELLRELGLTVVTQPHFVLERGDSYIDEVDREDLPWLYRGRGFAQTGIPLAAGTDAPCGELNPWTAMSAAVSRRTRKGSLIGPDEALSPAEALALFTGDANDPGGSSRRIESGAAGDLCLLNRSWEAALGELAAVGVDATIKDGRAIWRRS encoded by the coding sequence ATGAGCCCCGCCCAGGCCCTGCTGATCCGCGACGCGGAGCTTCAATCCGGGGCGAGGGTGGACGTGCGCCTGGCCGCCGGACGTATCGAGCGCATCGCACCGGGACTACCGCCGCGCGACGGCGAGGCCGTGATCGATGCGCGCGGCCGTGCGCTCTCGGTCGGTCTGCACGACCACCACCTGCACCTCATGGCCCACGCGGCGGCGCTGGAATCCCTGCCGTGCGGGAACCCGGTCATCGGCTGCGTCACCGGCTTTTCGGAACTGCTGCTGATGCGGGCGCGCATGGAAGATCCGTCAGCGCCGGGCTGGATCCGCGGCATCGGCTACCACGAGAGCGTCGCCGGCCCCATCGACCGGCGCTGGCTCGACGCCGTGGCGCCGCGCGTGCCCGTGCGCATCCAGCATCGCAGCGGCCGGCTGTGGATCCTGAACACCTGCGCGCTGCGGCGCATCGGCGTGGATGAGAATGACGCCAAAAGCAGTCGCGACACTCCGCTCGAGCGCATCGACGGACGGCTCACCGGGCGCCTCTTCGACGCCGACGAGTGGCTGAGCGCGCGCCTTGCCGGCACCTACCCGTCGCTCGCGCGGACAAGTGAGGCCCTCGCCCGGCTGGGCGTGACCGGCGTCACCGACGCAGGCGCGCGCAACGGGCGCGGCGAATTCGGGCACTTCGTCGCCGAACGGCGCGACGGCAGACTGAAACAGGACGTGCTGGTGATGGGCAACGCGGAGCTCGACGACCTCGCCGACGAGTCCGGTGTCCGAGTCGGTCCGACCAAGCTGTACCTGCGCGACGCCGAGCTGCCGCCCTTCGAGGACTTCTGCCACGCCATCGCCCGGAGTCACGCGGCAGGGCGACCGGTGGCGATCCACTGCGTGACCCGCGGCGAACTGATCTTCGCGACCGCCGCCCTGCGCCAATGCGGCCCCCTGCGCGGCGACCGCATCGAACACGCCTCCGTCGCCCCTCCCGAGGGCGTCGAACTGCTGCGGGAACTGGGCCTCACCGTCGTGACCCAACCGCATTTCGTGCTCGAACGCGGCGACAGCTACATCGACGAGGTGGACCGTGAGGATCTGCCGTGGCTCTATCGCGGACGCGGTTTTGCGCAAACCGGCATCCCGCTCGCCGCCGGCACCGACGCGCCCTGCGGTGAGCTCAACCCCTGGACCGCAATGTCCGCCGCCGTCAGCCGCCGCACGCGCAAGGGATCACTCATCGGCCCCGACGAAGCGCTCTCGCCCGCCGAAGCCCTCGCGCTGTTCACAGGTGACGCAAATGATCCGGGCGGATCGTCACGCCGCATCGAAAGCGGTGCCGCGGGCGACCTGTGCCTGCTGAATCGTTCGTGGGAGGCTGCACTGGGCGAGCTGGCAGCGGTCGGTGTGGATGCGACGATCAAGGATGGGCGGGCGATCTGGCGCCGGAGCTAG
- a CDS encoding CoA transferase, translated as MTSAYPLTGLRVALGGHGHASDYARGLLASLGVECEAKGDGESDEHPALAWRRSGLMALTGRAGGAARMCPVPLTACADGALAALAALGQGLRAVPGSGAALMGVRAQFAGLARQGAVSPGGTCRLLACRDGHIAINLARPDDWAMVPAWLESDDVPNWVTVAARVSDQPAAQLLERSRLLGLAAAVSEAPTPRSWLELNLLGAPKAPRPRCASGDRPLVVDLSSLWAGPLCGQLLRELGAHVIKVESSARPDGARRGPAPFFDLLNAGKASVQLDLASPAGRDRLRQLVERADIVIEASRPRALRQMGVAAEDWLAARAGRSWLSITGHGRRGDAADWVAFGDDAGVGAGLSELMHRATGERLICGDAIGDPLTGLHAALAVWASWRAGGGHLLALSLDAVLRHCVSFGAPQSDDALHERHARWTRVARSRRNIEPAPLCFAPQSRARPLGADTAAVLSDLGLRAA; from the coding sequence ATGACCTCCGCCTACCCGCTCACCGGATTGCGCGTCGCGCTGGGCGGGCACGGCCACGCCAGCGATTACGCGCGTGGCCTGCTGGCGTCCCTGGGCGTCGAATGCGAGGCGAAGGGCGACGGCGAGTCCGACGAGCACCCAGCGCTCGCATGGCGCCGCAGCGGATTGATGGCGCTCACGGGACGGGCGGGCGGCGCGGCGCGGATGTGCCCGGTGCCGCTCACCGCCTGTGCCGACGGGGCGCTCGCCGCACTCGCCGCGCTCGGGCAGGGCCTGCGCGCAGTACCCGGCAGCGGCGCCGCCTTGATGGGCGTGCGTGCACAATTCGCCGGCCTGGCCCGTCAGGGCGCGGTCTCGCCGGGCGGAACCTGCCGCCTGCTCGCATGCCGCGACGGACATATCGCGATCAACCTCGCCCGCCCCGACGACTGGGCGATGGTGCCGGCGTGGCTCGAAAGCGATGATGTCCCCAATTGGGTCACCGTCGCTGCGCGGGTGTCGGATCAACCGGCCGCGCAGCTGCTTGAACGCTCGCGCCTGCTGGGGCTTGCGGCCGCCGTGTCGGAGGCCCCCACGCCACGCTCGTGGCTCGAACTGAATCTTCTCGGCGCGCCCAAGGCGCCACGCCCGCGGTGTGCCAGTGGCGACCGCCCCCTCGTCGTGGACCTCTCGTCCCTGTGGGCCGGACCACTGTGCGGACAACTCCTGCGTGAATTGGGCGCCCACGTGATCAAAGTCGAATCGTCTGCACGGCCCGACGGAGCCCGCCGCGGCCCGGCGCCCTTTTTCGATCTGCTCAACGCGGGCAAGGCGAGCGTGCAGCTCGATCTCGCCTCGCCGGCCGGACGCGATCGGCTGCGGCAATTGGTCGAGCGCGCCGACATCGTGATCGAGGCCTCCCGTCCGCGCGCCCTGCGCCAGATGGGCGTCGCCGCCGAAGACTGGCTTGCCGCGCGCGCCGGACGCAGCTGGCTGAGCATCACCGGCCATGGCAGACGGGGTGACGCCGCCGACTGGGTCGCATTCGGCGACGACGCGGGCGTGGGCGCAGGACTCTCCGAGCTGATGCACCGCGCGACCGGCGAACGGCTGATCTGCGGCGACGCGATCGGCGACCCGCTCACGGGCCTGCATGCCGCACTCGCCGTTTGGGCGAGCTGGCGCGCCGGCGGCGGCCACCTGCTCGCGCTCTCGCTGGACGCCGTGCTGCGGCATTGCGTGAGCTTCGGCGCGCCACAATCGGACGATGCGCTGCACGAGCGGCACGCCCGCTGGACGCGGGTCGCGAGATCCCGCCGCAATATCGAGCCCGCCCCGCTCTGCTTCGCGCCGCAGAGCCGCGCGCGCCCGCTCGGTGCCGACACCGCGGCCGTGCTGTCGGACCTCGGCTTACGTGCGGCATGA
- a CDS encoding class I adenylate-forming enzyme family protein yields MNIVMALEMAADCHPDRVAVTSGTKNLTYGELLRAARTAGAVVRDSGCRYVGLLDINSLAAPIAIFAAAYAGVPYVPINYRLTRPELEALLARIEPAFLVAAPAYVEPLTMPAGNRVVSAEDFLALAQGDTAPATEAPGEPSAVAVQLFTSGTTGAPKAAVLRHENLMSYILGTVDFAGADDADAALVAVPPYHIAGISAVLSSTYACRRMVQLPNFDGPTWLGLCRDEGVTNAFVVPTMLSRVIEHLDATGESGALPAMKAIAYGGGKMPPQVIEKAMAIWPAVDFTNAYGLTETSSTICLLGPQDHRDAFASSDPDVRRRLHSVGKPIGTIEIEIRGADGKALSAGELGDVFVRGGQVSGEYLGVGSLLDADGWFPTRDRGFVDQYGFLYLDGRADDVIVRGGENISPGEIEDVLREHPAVSDVAVVAMADEQWGEAVAAVVVAREGANVVAADLQDWVRERLRSSRVPAAIRFRDELPYNEMGKVLRRVLKDDFRSAAEPA; encoded by the coding sequence ATGAACATCGTCATGGCCCTGGAGATGGCGGCCGACTGCCATCCCGATCGCGTCGCCGTCACGTCCGGCACAAAAAATCTCACCTACGGGGAGTTGCTGCGCGCGGCGCGCACTGCCGGCGCGGTCGTGCGCGACAGCGGCTGCCGCTATGTTGGCCTGCTCGACATCAACAGCCTCGCGGCGCCGATTGCGATCTTCGCCGCCGCCTATGCGGGCGTGCCCTATGTGCCGATTAACTACCGGCTGACGCGCCCGGAGTTGGAGGCCCTGCTCGCCCGCATCGAGCCGGCCTTCCTCGTCGCCGCCCCGGCCTACGTCGAACCGCTGACGATGCCGGCCGGCAATCGCGTCGTGAGCGCAGAGGATTTTCTCGCGCTGGCGCAGGGCGACACCGCACCGGCCACCGAAGCGCCGGGCGAGCCGTCGGCCGTCGCCGTGCAGCTCTTCACCAGCGGTACCACGGGCGCCCCGAAGGCCGCCGTGCTGCGCCACGAGAACCTGATGAGCTACATCCTCGGCACCGTCGACTTCGCCGGCGCCGACGACGCGGATGCTGCGCTGGTCGCGGTGCCGCCATATCACATTGCCGGCATCTCGGCGGTGTTGAGCTCGACCTACGCCTGCCGACGCATGGTGCAGCTGCCCAACTTCGACGGCCCGACCTGGCTCGGGCTGTGTCGCGACGAGGGTGTCACCAATGCCTTCGTCGTGCCGACGATGCTCTCGCGCGTGATCGAGCATCTCGACGCCACCGGCGAATCCGGGGCGCTGCCGGCGATGAAGGCGATCGCGTACGGGGGCGGCAAGATGCCGCCGCAGGTGATCGAGAAGGCGATGGCGATCTGGCCCGCGGTGGATTTCACGAACGCCTATGGACTGACGGAGACGAGCTCGACGATCTGCCTGCTCGGCCCTCAGGATCACCGCGACGCGTTCGCGAGCAGCGACCCGGACGTGCGCCGGCGGCTGCATTCGGTCGGCAAACCGATCGGCACGATTGAAATCGAGATCCGCGGCGCGGACGGCAAGGCGCTGTCCGCGGGGGAACTCGGCGACGTGTTCGTGCGCGGCGGGCAGGTGTCGGGCGAATATCTCGGCGTCGGCAGCCTGCTCGACGCGGACGGTTGGTTCCCGACGCGCGACCGCGGCTTCGTGGATCAGTACGGTTTTCTGTACCTCGACGGGCGGGCCGACGACGTGATCGTGCGCGGTGGCGAGAACATCTCGCCGGGCGAGATCGAGGACGTTCTGCGCGAACATCCGGCAGTGTCCGACGTCGCGGTCGTCGCAATGGCGGACGAGCAATGGGGCGAAGCGGTGGCAGCGGTGGTCGTGGCGCGCGAAGGCGCGAATGTGGTGGCCGCCGATCTGCAGGACTGGGTGCGGGAACGCCTGCGTTCGTCGCGCGTGCCCGCGGCGATCCGCTTCCGCGACGAGTTGCCGTACAACGAGATGGGCAAGGTGCTGCGGCGCGTGCTGAAGGACGACTTCCGCAGCGCGGCTGAGCCGGCCTGA
- a CDS encoding CoA transferase, producing the protein MNTPVPPLGSLRIIESSILGPAAITTALADLGAEVIKVETPAGDYIREMTWPIIEGVSLMHYHLNRGKKSIALDLKTEAARRIYRDLVRDADVVIEASKPGALAKYGLGYEDLRKINPKIVFCTVSGYGMSGPYKDMPSHGIAYDTWAGIVKPAYDEEGFCYIPEHVGIGINAAPLFGGLAVLAAVIRARETGEGAFLELAQSDAAAAFDWYRSESHMAYARPEDVVTGNKSDNWVRRPVATAGMKEGVRYQLYASADGHVLFMASEQAFWKNFCAGVGRMDLFDKWPGSKYADHARGNRELQAILRDIFKTRTTEQWLAFGVEANTPIAPVNTVQNIVDDPQFQARFKLIPHETHGADMLGFPVQFVGEELPEPTRAPTVGEHRDAVLREVLGYDAATIDALAQEKAFG; encoded by the coding sequence ATGAACACGCCCGTCCCGCCGCTCGGCAGTCTGCGCATCATCGAAAGCTCGATTCTCGGCCCCGCCGCCATCACCACCGCGCTTGCCGATCTCGGCGCCGAGGTCATCAAGGTCGAAACGCCCGCCGGCGACTACATTCGCGAGATGACCTGGCCGATCATCGAGGGCGTATCGCTGATGCACTACCACCTCAACCGGGGCAAGAAGAGCATCGCGCTCGACCTCAAGACCGAGGCCGCGCGCCGCATCTACCGCGACCTCGTGCGCGATGCCGACGTGGTGATCGAGGCGTCCAAGCCCGGCGCGCTCGCGAAGTACGGCCTCGGCTACGAGGACTTGCGCAAGATCAACCCGAAAATCGTCTTCTGCACCGTCTCCGGCTACGGCATGAGCGGCCCGTACAAGGACATGCCCTCGCACGGCATCGCCTACGACACTTGGGCTGGCATCGTGAAGCCCGCGTATGACGAGGAAGGCTTCTGCTACATCCCCGAACACGTCGGCATCGGCATCAACGCCGCGCCACTGTTCGGCGGCCTGGCGGTGCTCGCCGCGGTGATCCGCGCACGCGAAACGGGGGAGGGCGCCTTCCTGGAACTCGCGCAGAGCGACGCCGCCGCCGCCTTCGACTGGTACCGCAGCGAAAGCCACATGGCCTATGCGCGCCCTGAGGATGTCGTCACCGGCAACAAGTCCGACAACTGGGTGCGCCGCCCGGTCGCCACCGCCGGCATGAAGGAGGGCGTGCGCTACCAACTCTACGCATCGGCCGACGGCCACGTGCTGTTCATGGCCTCCGAGCAGGCCTTCTGGAAGAACTTCTGCGCGGGCGTCGGCCGCATGGACCTCTTCGACAAGTGGCCCGGCTCGAAGTACGCGGACCACGCCCGCGGCAACCGCGAGCTGCAGGCCATCCTGCGCGACATCTTCAAGACGCGCACCACCGAGCAGTGGCTCGCCTTCGGCGTGGAGGCCAACACCCCGATCGCACCGGTCAATACCGTGCAGAACATCGTCGATGACCCGCAGTTCCAGGCGCGCTTCAAGCTCATCCCGCACGAGACGCACGGCGCCGACATGCTCGGCTTCCCGGTGCAGTTCGTCGGCGAGGAACTCCCCGAGCCCACCCGCGCGCCCACCGTCGGCGAGCACCGCGATGCGGTGCTGCGCGAGGTGCTGGGCTACGACGCCGCGACCATCGATGCGCTCGCGCAGGAGAAGGCGTTCGGGTGA